In bacterium, a single window of DNA contains:
- a CDS encoding PDZ domain-containing protein encodes MLRFPDVSRNKIAFVYDNDVWIAPKDGGTAVPLSSPPGAEFAPKFSPDGQTIAFSANYDGNVDVYTIPVTGGIPKRLTYHPGQDAVVDFAPSGRIVFGSSREMPYPGTKLYYANDGGGLPSALPMAQAAFASFSADGKWCAFTPWSREWATWKRYRGGTATDIWLFNLDNFESRKITDHLGTDDIPMYYGNSVYYLSDAGKENRRNIWKYEIGVGSHSQITHFTEFDVKWPSIGPEEIVFEYGGKLMLLDLVSNKTREVRISIPGDHPSVRPQMVDVSGLNFGASISPGAKRVAVNFRGDIWTLPAEKGFPRNLTRSDDIWEQFPAWSPDGKWIAYFGDETGEYELFIRMSDGSEDARKLTDGGKAFRYSPVWSPDSKKIAFADKTGSYFVYLIDEKETVFLEKDPWALGGYWISWAPDGNWLAYTIRDESNSNSTIKLFELRNRVSHTVTSPMFNSFSPVFDKSGDFLYFITQRNFVPTMSDLDDSYQFSSSAQIAAMPLRKDVASPFAPENDEEEIKAEEGTAGKAGDSEPEGAKSDQNEKATVIDLAGLEARTVVLPLARGNYSSLAAADKRVLYIRATAPGSQGRLELAQYDLLKKEETKLLDGVGGFDLTPDGSKMLVYSGGQMYITTAGPGAALDKRVDTSEVRALIDPRREWKEVIRYAWRVYRDFFYDPGMHGVDWQKELDKALALVEHAASRDDVTYILGEMVGELNVGHAYVWSSPTEEEPYISVGLLGCDFKLDKDSNGDKGYRISKIYRGADWDIAATGPLSQPGVDVAEGDFLLAVNGVGLDPSLSPYAAFQGTAGKPTELTVGKSARRSADSRKVLVTPISSEYELRHRAWEEANRQYVLDKTGGRVGYIYVRNTSFGGIIDLERQFVGQFKKDALIIDERWNGGGFIPNRLIELLNRPIMSYWARRDGLSWRTPGLAHAGPKVMLINYAAGSGGDAFPYYFRQAGLGKLVGTRTWGGLVGLSGNPPLMDGGYCSVPTFGFYELDGTWGIEGHGVDPDVLVVDNPTLLANGQDPQLDAAIEVAMNELNLKPWIDPDKPAYPDRSGAGLPPGDK; translated from the coding sequence ATGTTGCGTTTTCCGGATGTTAGCAGGAACAAAATCGCATTTGTATACGACAACGATGTATGGATTGCACCGAAGGACGGCGGAACAGCAGTTCCCCTAAGTTCCCCTCCCGGCGCTGAATTCGCGCCCAAGTTCAGCCCAGACGGACAAACGATCGCATTCAGCGCCAATTACGACGGAAACGTGGACGTTTACACAATCCCTGTAACCGGCGGCATACCGAAGCGGCTAACCTATCATCCTGGCCAAGACGCAGTTGTGGATTTCGCGCCGTCCGGCCGAATCGTTTTCGGTTCGTCGAGGGAGATGCCGTATCCCGGAACGAAACTTTATTACGCAAACGACGGAGGCGGGCTTCCGAGTGCGCTTCCGATGGCCCAGGCGGCATTCGCAAGCTTCTCGGCTGACGGCAAGTGGTGCGCATTCACACCTTGGTCGAGGGAATGGGCGACGTGGAAACGATACAGGGGCGGCACCGCGACAGACATCTGGCTCTTCAATTTGGACAACTTCGAGTCGCGCAAGATAACCGACCACCTTGGAACCGATGACATCCCTATGTATTACGGGAACTCGGTTTACTACCTTTCGGATGCCGGCAAGGAAAACAGGCGCAATATTTGGAAATACGAAATAGGCGTCGGAAGCCACAGTCAGATTACTCACTTCACCGAATTCGACGTCAAATGGCCGTCCATAGGGCCGGAAGAGATTGTTTTCGAATATGGCGGGAAACTGATGCTGCTTGACCTTGTATCGAATAAGACGCGCGAAGTAAGGATTAGCATTCCTGGCGATCATCCCAGCGTACGGCCGCAAATGGTTGATGTTTCCGGCCTTAACTTTGGAGCCTCGATATCGCCGGGCGCAAAGCGAGTCGCAGTCAACTTCCGCGGGGACATCTGGACGCTTCCCGCCGAAAAGGGCTTTCCCCGTAATCTCACTCGCTCCGACGACATCTGGGAGCAGTTTCCCGCCTGGTCGCCGGACGGCAAGTGGATCGCGTATTTCGGCGACGAAACCGGCGAATACGAGCTTTTCATTCGCATGTCGGACGGATCGGAAGATGCGCGGAAACTGACAGACGGCGGAAAGGCATTCAGATATTCGCCCGTTTGGTCTCCCGACTCCAAAAAAATCGCTTTTGCGGACAAGACCGGCTCCTATTTCGTTTATTTGATAGACGAAAAGGAAACGGTTTTTTTGGAGAAAGATCCTTGGGCACTCGGAGGATATTGGATTTCCTGGGCGCCCGACGGCAACTGGCTGGCGTACACGATTCGAGACGAGTCCAATTCGAATTCCACAATTAAGCTCTTCGAGCTAAGAAACCGAGTCAGCCATACTGTGACTTCCCCGATGTTCAACAGCTTCAGTCCCGTTTTCGACAAGAGCGGCGACTTCCTATATTTCATCACCCAGCGCAATTTTGTTCCAACAATGAGCGATCTTGACGACAGCTACCAGTTTTCAAGCTCTGCGCAGATCGCCGCGATGCCTTTGCGCAAAGACGTCGCCTCGCCCTTCGCTCCCGAAAACGACGAAGAGGAAATCAAGGCGGAAGAAGGAACCGCAGGAAAGGCCGGCGATTCCGAACCGGAAGGCGCGAAAAGCGACCAAAATGAAAAGGCGACCGTAATAGACCTTGCAGGACTGGAAGCGAGAACCGTTGTGCTTCCCCTTGCGCGTGGAAATTACTCAAGCCTGGCGGCGGCGGACAAGCGCGTGCTGTATATTCGAGCCACTGCGCCCGGCTCCCAGGGAAGGCTGGAGCTTGCGCAGTACGATCTTTTGAAGAAGGAAGAAACTAAGCTGCTGGATGGAGTCGGCGGCTTTGATCTTACTCCGGACGGCTCCAAGATGCTGGTTTATTCCGGCGGCCAGATGTATATAACAACGGCCGGTCCCGGCGCAGCTCTGGACAAGCGGGTTGATACAAGCGAGGTGCGCGCCCTAATTGATCCGCGGCGTGAATGGAAGGAAGTTATCCGCTATGCCTGGCGCGTTTACCGGGACTTCTTTTACGACCCGGGTATGCACGGGGTGGATTGGCAGAAAGAACTCGACAAGGCTTTGGCGCTTGTCGAGCACGCGGCGTCTCGCGACGACGTTACATACATTCTGGGCGAGATGGTCGGCGAGTTGAACGTGGGCCACGCATACGTATGGAGTTCGCCGACCGAAGAAGAGCCATACATATCGGTCGGGCTGTTGGGCTGCGATTTCAAGCTCGACAAGGATTCCAACGGCGACAAGGGTTACAGAATCTCGAAAATATATCGGGGGGCCGATTGGGATATCGCGGCGACCGGGCCGCTGTCGCAGCCAGGAGTCGATGTTGCCGAAGGCGATTTCCTTCTCGCGGTCAATGGAGTGGGTTTGGATCCATCACTCTCTCCCTACGCGGCGTTCCAGGGCACAGCGGGCAAGCCGACCGAGCTGACCGTCGGCAAATCGGCGCGGCGCAGCGCCGATTCCAGGAAAGTGCTGGTCACCCCGATTTCGAGCGAGTACGAGCTTCGCCACCGCGCCTGGGAGGAGGCCAACAGGCAGTATGTGCTGGACAAAACCGGAGGGCGGGTTGGTTACATTTACGTACGAAACACCTCGTTCGGCGGAATAATCGACCTCGAACGGCAGTTTGTCGGCCAGTTCAAGAAAGACGCATTGATTATTGACGAGCGCTGGAACGGCGGCGGCTTTATTCCGAACCGCCTGATCGAACTACTCAATCGTCCCATAATGTCCTACTGGGCTCGCCGCGACGGTCTTAGCTGGCGCACGCCCGGGCTTGCCCACGCCGGTCCCAAGGTAATGCTGATCAACTACGCTGCTGGATCCGGCGGCGATGCGTTCCCGTACTATTTCAGGCAAGCCGGTCTCGGAAAGCTCGTCGGCACGCGAACCTGGGGAGGGCTGGTAGGCCTGTCCGGCAATCCACCGCTAATGGACGGAGGCTATTGCAGCGTACCTACTTTCGGCTTTTACGAACTGGACGGGACTTGGGGCATCGAGGGACACGGCGTCGATCCGGACGTCTTGGTTGTAGACAATCCCACCCTCCTTGCCAATGGACAGGATCCCCAGCTGGATGCGGCAATAGAGGTAGCGATGAACGAGCTCAACCTTAAGCCGTGGATCGATCCTGATAAGCCGGCATACCCCGATCGCTCCGGCGCTGGTTTGCCGCCTGGCGATAAGTAG
- a CDS encoding response regulator: MLQRGKEILVVDDEEIIREIIRRKIVSATDVSVRDAVDGLDALEKLAEHPVDLVITDIKMPRMNGLELITAMRERGIDTPVIIVTGYGTLNDAIEAIRLGAVNFVKKPFQTNELLSVIDRVFSIYEEKFHMKDVVPYVGSHEVCFALPNDQKLFQGVIAYVNESIRNTWPECSPNMVDIKISMYEALLNAFEHGNLGISSSEKEKLLSESPESYEKFIAERASKPPYSDRKIKIELKIDSSKLTLAIEDEGDGFDHASLPDPTDPENLMKHLGRGVLLMRNIMTDVKYVGKGNRLILGMERSKLALRPAQ; encoded by the coding sequence TTGCTTCAACGCGGCAAGGAAATTTTGGTTGTAGACGACGAGGAGATCATCCGCGAAATAATTCGGAGAAAGATCGTCTCGGCGACGGATGTATCGGTCCGCGACGCCGTGGACGGCCTTGACGCGCTGGAAAAACTTGCGGAGCATCCCGTCGACCTGGTCATCACCGATATCAAAATGCCGCGGATGAACGGCCTTGAACTTATTACCGCGATGAGGGAGCGTGGCATCGACACTCCGGTAATCATCGTAACCGGTTACGGGACGCTGAACGATGCAATCGAGGCGATAAGGCTGGGCGCTGTTAACTTCGTTAAGAAACCGTTTCAGACAAACGAACTGCTAAGCGTTATTGACCGGGTTTTTAGTATTTACGAAGAAAAGTTTCACATGAAAGACGTGGTGCCGTATGTAGGAAGCCATGAAGTGTGTTTCGCGCTTCCCAACGACCAAAAACTGTTTCAAGGAGTCATCGCATACGTCAATGAATCCATAAGGAACACCTGGCCTGAATGCAGCCCAAATATGGTTGACATAAAGATTTCAATGTACGAAGCGTTGCTGAACGCTTTCGAGCACGGAAATCTCGGGATTTCGAGCAGCGAAAAAGAAAAGCTGCTAAGCGAATCGCCCGAATCTTATGAAAAATTCATTGCCGAGCGCGCCTCGAAGCCTCCATATTCCGATCGCAAAATCAAAATCGAGTTGAAGATCGATTCCAGCAAGCTGACATTAGCGATCGAGGATGAGGGCGACGGATTCGATCATGCTTCGCTCCCCGATCCGACCGATCCTGAAAACCTTATGAAGCATCTTGGACGGGGCGTGCTGCTTATGCGAAACATAATGACCGATGTCAAATACGTCGGCAAAGGCAACAGGCTCATTCTGGGGATGGAGCGATCAAAGTTGGCGTTGCGCCCGGCGCAGTAA
- a CDS encoding insulinase family protein, protein MVKNLPVKAYSLKSGLKVYTFDVPESARCYVDLWFCVGAECERPEQFGISHFLEHMVFKGNEKYGAGDIDRLTAEAGGYNNAATALKYTHYHFVMPHESLPVALDLLFEMCARPSIDRHEFDLERQVVMEEMKQYRDHPLLAPYLLHQLGFYADTPWGHNILGTEDSLNGLTAEAMKKYHRSHYTPGNAALIVSGKLPDERKLLELVEMRTEGWGKSRLASNSRRRLPNRLPAGEHRLVYPADQEVAYGYLSVPCPGGDVSGDGAILSLLTFLLAGTFSSRLNQALMEKELLCQEFELASEDTPPANSLLFRFVTESTEKVPRILEVYREHLQEIAAHPPSWDELSTAKAAISAQRKFGSEDAVGAGAWLGVVAFPRRSLAQIDAFLDLFDRAVPEDISSLASRILADMNRVGITIAYPGTQKEPSVPQNLGKFLSPAVRRVFVEKSLGKKSSMYPERIGKTDSGIEVFGWHVPVSSTVSFRLDFPYDLTCEPSAGISRITNELLLKGTKRKSAIEISKLFERVGASIDVSFSSTHLGLSTSLVSGDWAIAPAVFAEILGSPRFDSKELERARWDSLTKLARIKDENSSYAWDRFCRSFFKSSPYGVQSLGNENDLMALKARTVMAYAKRIINPETCRVVVTGSFDSARVMDQLESEFAKYKFSSKEKINPREGTFKGGNRRLSFKMDKEQSALLVGMPAAGISSPESVYWQLFNCILGVGANSRLFRILRGRESLAYSVGSSYFAGKKLACIAILILTSFDKVEAAWQGIIREISNLVSKPPTKREFKAAQRFLSVLQRDLLETPHGKCSEIMRALQLGMPPDYPLTRIDELLAADYGRFCDFVKNVKMENWGAIHVGRSGWPPQT, encoded by the coding sequence ATGGTTAAAAACCTGCCGGTAAAGGCCTACAGCCTTAAAAGCGGCCTCAAGGTATACACGTTCGACGTGCCCGAAAGCGCGCGCTGCTATGTCGACCTTTGGTTCTGCGTCGGCGCCGAATGCGAGCGGCCGGAGCAGTTCGGCATTTCGCATTTCCTGGAGCACATGGTATTCAAGGGAAATGAAAAGTATGGAGCGGGCGACATAGACCGGCTTACGGCGGAAGCGGGAGGCTACAACAACGCCGCGACCGCCCTCAAGTACACGCATTACCACTTTGTAATGCCTCATGAAAGCTTACCGGTTGCCCTCGACCTCCTGTTTGAAATGTGCGCCAGGCCTTCGATCGACAGGCACGAGTTCGATCTCGAACGCCAGGTCGTAATGGAGGAAATGAAGCAGTATCGCGACCATCCTCTTCTCGCGCCTTATTTGCTTCACCAGCTTGGCTTTTATGCAGATACGCCCTGGGGACACAACATTTTGGGCACCGAGGATTCCCTGAACGGCCTTACCGCCGAAGCGATGAAGAAATACCATCGCAGCCACTACACTCCGGGAAACGCGGCTTTGATTGTATCCGGCAAGCTTCCTGATGAACGAAAACTGCTTGAATTGGTTGAGATGCGCACCGAAGGCTGGGGCAAATCGCGTCTTGCTTCAAATTCCAGAAGACGTTTGCCCAATAGACTTCCTGCGGGGGAGCATCGTTTGGTATACCCGGCCGACCAGGAAGTTGCATACGGCTATCTTTCCGTACCGTGCCCCGGTGGTGACGTTTCCGGCGATGGGGCGATACTTTCTCTATTGACATTCCTCCTTGCCGGCACTTTTTCAAGCAGGCTCAATCAGGCGCTGATGGAAAAAGAGCTTCTTTGTCAGGAATTCGAGCTGGCGAGCGAAGACACGCCGCCCGCCAACTCGCTTCTATTCAGATTCGTCACCGAATCAACCGAAAAAGTTCCCCGTATTTTGGAGGTATACAGAGAGCACCTGCAAGAAATAGCAGCGCATCCACCCAGCTGGGACGAACTTTCCACGGCAAAGGCAGCTATCTCTGCACAAAGGAAATTTGGCTCGGAGGACGCCGTCGGCGCGGGCGCTTGGCTCGGCGTCGTCGCCTTTCCGCGGCGTTCGCTCGCGCAGATTGACGCTTTCCTCGACTTATTCGATCGCGCGGTGCCGGAAGATATTTCATCGCTGGCCTCCCGGATTCTTGCGGACATGAACCGAGTAGGAATCACGATTGCCTATCCCGGTACTCAAAAAGAGCCTTCCGTGCCGCAAAATCTGGGGAAATTTCTTTCACCGGCCGTCAGGCGGGTTTTCGTTGAGAAATCTTTAGGCAAAAAGTCCAGTATGTATCCCGAACGCATCGGCAAAACGGACTCCGGAATCGAGGTTTTCGGATGGCATGTTCCTGTTTCGAGCACAGTCAGTTTCCGACTGGATTTTCCTTATGATTTAACATGCGAACCTTCTGCGGGAATTTCTCGAATTACCAACGAGTTGCTGCTCAAAGGCACGAAGCGAAAAAGCGCGATAGAAATATCAAAGCTTTTTGAAAGGGTTGGAGCTTCAATCGATGTTTCTTTCAGTTCAACCCACCTGGGGCTTTCCACCTCGCTCGTTTCCGGCGACTGGGCAATCGCGCCTGCGGTCTTCGCGGAAATTCTTGGATCGCCGCGGTTCGACTCGAAAGAACTTGAACGCGCCAGATGGGACTCTCTGACGAAATTGGCCAGGATAAAGGACGAAAACAGCTCATACGCTTGGGACCGCTTCTGCCGGAGCTTTTTCAAGTCCTCTCCCTACGGCGTGCAGTCGCTCGGAAACGAAAACGACCTTATGGCGCTCAAAGCCCGAACGGTTATGGCGTACGCGAAGAGAATCATCAATCCGGAAACATGCCGCGTTGTAGTTACAGGGTCTTTCGATTCCGCAAGGGTGATGGACCAACTGGAAAGTGAATTCGCCAAATACAAGTTCTCCTCGAAAGAAAAAATCAATCCTCGGGAAGGTACCTTCAAGGGCGGCAACCGCAGACTGTCATTCAAAATGGACAAAGAGCAGTCGGCCCTCTTGGTCGGGATGCCTGCAGCGGGCATTTCCTCGCCGGAGTCGGTATATTGGCAGCTGTTCAACTGCATATTGGGAGTGGGAGCCAATTCAAGACTGTTCCGCATCCTTCGTGGGCGTGAATCGCTTGCATATTCCGTCGGCAGCTCATACTTCGCGGGGAAAAAACTCGCCTGTATCGCAATTTTGATACTTACTTCCTTCGACAAAGTAGAGGCCGCTTGGCAGGGAATAATTCGTGAAATAAGCAATCTCGTTTCAAAGCCACCAACCAAAAGGGAATTCAAGGCCGCGCAGCGATTCCTTTCCGTACTTCAAAGGGATCTTCTGGAAACGCCCCACGGAAAGTGTAGCGAAATTATGCGCGCGTTGCAGCTTGGCATGCCGCCGGACTATCCGCTTACTCGCATTGACGAGCTGCTTGCGGCGGATTACGGCAGATTTTGCGACTTCGTCAAGAACGTTAAAATGGAAAACTGGGGAGCGATACACGTAGGCCGCAGCGGCTGGCCGCCCCAAACATAG
- a CDS encoding 2-C-methyl-D-erythritol 2,4-cyclodiphosphate synthase, whose protein sequence is MHNNVRTGIGYDAHRFDQARKLVLGGVEIPGHPGLAGHSDADVLAHAIADALLGACGLDDIGTHFPDTSPDWLGISSLVILAKVAELAERNGFAVSNVDSTIVAESPRLCEYYTEMRRNIATALDISPSQVNVKATTTEKMGFAGRKEGIAAYAVATVVSTALSQKNMSVEDGSREKLVFPGTIYKNPPRNEPNAPEIAKMLSRLPEAIFNTDGATSGNPGPSGCAIILSLPDGEPVCGFSWHIGRATNNVAEYTAVLELLRWLDGLAGNKGRIRIRMDSELVQRQLAGKYKVKSPELQPYWAEASEILARMPEVSLDYIPRGQNAFADHLARSAARKKH, encoded by the coding sequence GTGCACAATAACGTTCGGACTGGAATAGGATATGACGCACATAGGTTCGATCAGGCAAGAAAGCTGGTGCTGGGCGGCGTTGAAATACCGGGTCACCCAGGTTTGGCCGGTCATTCGGATGCGGACGTTCTGGCGCACGCGATCGCGGACGCGCTGCTGGGAGCTTGCGGGCTCGACGACATCGGTACGCATTTTCCTGACACGTCCCCGGATTGGCTTGGGATTTCGAGCCTTGTAATTCTCGCCAAGGTTGCCGAGCTTGCAGAAAGAAATGGATTCGCGGTTTCCAACGTGGATTCGACGATTGTGGCGGAATCTCCGAGACTCTGCGAGTACTATACTGAAATGCGGCGCAACATCGCGACCGCGCTGGACATTTCTCCGTCGCAAGTAAACGTAAAGGCCACCACCACCGAAAAAATGGGATTTGCCGGCAGGAAAGAGGGAATAGCGGCCTATGCCGTTGCGACGGTAGTATCCACCGCGCTTTCCCAGAAAAATATGTCGGTTGAAGACGGTTCACGCGAAAAGCTTGTGTTCCCGGGAACGATTTATAAAAACCCTCCCCGAAACGAACCGAATGCGCCCGAAATAGCGAAAATGCTATCCCGACTTCCGGAAGCGATATTCAACACGGACGGTGCAACATCCGGCAATCCGGGACCAAGCGGCTGCGCAATCATTTTGTCGCTGCCCGACGGTGAGCCCGTTTGCGGTTTTTCCTGGCACATCGGACGCGCCACGAACAATGTAGCGGAATATACGGCCGTACTGGAGTTGCTCAGGTGGCTGGACGGTTTGGCGGGCAACAAAGGCCGTATCAGAATTCGTATGGACAGCGAGCTTGTGCAAAGGCAGCTAGCCGGAAAATACAAAGTCAAAAGCCCGGAGCTGCAACCATACTGGGCAGAAGCTTCGGAGATATTGGCAAGGATGCCCGAAGTATCGTTGGATTACATTCCGCGCGGGCAAAACGCTTTCGCCGACCACCTGGCAAGATCGGCCGCCAGAAAAAAGCACTAG